One window of the Rhodothermales bacterium genome contains the following:
- a CDS encoding Arc family DNA-binding protein: protein MASLTLKGIPPAVLEQLRKVAQEERRSLNQQAILLLERALVTPRVSFAEAYPAFVKRAGPSPLETSDLENLRAQDDELDVVQ, encoded by the coding sequence ATGGCATCTCTTACGCTTAAAGGAATCCCGCCGGCGGTGCTGGAACAGCTCCGCAAAGTGGCGCAAGAGGAGCGGCGCAGCCTGAACCAGCAGGCTATCCTGCTTCTGGAGCGTGCGCTGGTCACTCCCCGTGTGTCTTTTGCAGAAGCCTATCCGGCGTTTGTCAAACGGGCCGGTCCTTCCCCATTGGAGACGTCCGATCTGGAAAACTTGCGTGCACAGGACGACGAGCTGGACGTAGTACAGTAG